One Roseimaritima multifibrata DNA window includes the following coding sequences:
- a CDS encoding ABC transporter ATP-binding protein, translating into MSETKTPAKPMIEADQLSKFYGPFAASRNVSFTVREGELVAFLGPNGAGKSTTMKMLTGYIAPSEGEARIAGHNMLSDRIEGSKRLGYLPENGPLYPEMSPYSMLSFFADARGLSPAYRKERIEAVVEICDLSTVMYKATSKLSKGFKQRVGMAQALLHEPDVLILDEPTAGLDPNQIREVRRTMRRLSETKTILLSTHILQEVEAMADRVVMINEGRVVFDGDVAGLRECGTDLDDAFHNLTNPDAAPAS; encoded by the coding sequence ATGAGCGAAACGAAAACGCCAGCAAAGCCGATGATCGAGGCCGATCAGCTGAGCAAGTTTTACGGGCCGTTCGCCGCCAGCCGTAACGTGTCATTTACGGTCCGTGAAGGCGAATTGGTCGCTTTCCTCGGTCCCAACGGGGCTGGTAAGAGCACCACGATGAAGATGCTGACGGGCTATATTGCCCCCAGCGAAGGAGAAGCACGGATCGCGGGGCACAACATGTTGAGCGACCGTATCGAAGGGAGCAAACGGCTGGGGTACCTGCCCGAAAATGGGCCGCTCTACCCTGAGATGTCACCCTATAGCATGCTTAGCTTTTTTGCCGATGCCCGCGGGTTGTCCCCAGCGTATCGCAAGGAACGGATCGAAGCGGTTGTCGAAATCTGTGACCTTTCGACCGTGATGTACAAAGCGACCAGCAAGCTGTCGAAGGGATTTAAGCAGCGTGTCGGTATGGCTCAGGCCCTGCTGCACGAGCCCGACGTATTGATTCTGGACGAACCGACCGCCGGCTTGGATCCCAATCAGATCCGTGAAGTGCGGCGAACGATGCGGCGTTTAAGTGAAACCAAGACGATCCTGCTGAGCACTCATATTCTGCAAGAGGTCGAGGCGATGGCCGACCGCGTTGTGATGATCAACGAGGGCCGCGTTGTGTTTGATGGCGATGTCGCAGGTTTACGTGAATGCGGAACCGACCTCGATGATGCTTTCCACAACTTGACCAATCCGGACGCGGCTCCCGCATCCTAA
- a CDS encoding DUF1559 family PulG-like putative transporter: MRKRLQAGFTLVELLVVIAIIGILMGLALPAIGHVRELARQTECQNNIRGMTQGVIGFATSKDQLPKYLKSFGTWTAGTGDPADPGNSIATTHVKLGGWQVAILPYVDNQPVYDIWNEDRYPVLSAGSVETAPDGYSRNAAMVLPLFACPSNTLMIGQAGQNSYIGNTGMYPPSGGSVTFAASQSKANTLFNNGYDGDVVGPTVRMDDVSDGLSNTLAISENVQARPWHHVGFDTAGLTTPGYPAASRFVQGMVWHYYDPQTAGGAPVVPAPEYMINGGDFENVTMTAANAPILARPSSAHGDIVFGGFLDGSTRSISQDIDYRVYQAILTPKGKSSNVPFNEFILPSDAL, from the coding sequence ATGCGCAAGCGTCTACAGGCCGGTTTTACGCTGGTTGAACTGTTGGTTGTCATCGCGATTATTGGCATCCTGATGGGGCTTGCTTTGCCCGCCATCGGACATGTTCGCGAACTAGCACGTCAAACCGAGTGCCAAAATAATATTCGCGGGATGACGCAGGGAGTCATCGGATTCGCGACCAGTAAAGACCAACTACCTAAGTATCTGAAAAGTTTTGGAACCTGGACCGCTGGTACCGGGGACCCCGCTGACCCGGGCAACAGCATTGCGACTACCCATGTGAAATTGGGCGGGTGGCAAGTTGCGATCCTGCCGTATGTAGACAACCAACCTGTCTACGACATCTGGAATGAAGACCGTTATCCTGTTCTTTCTGCCGGTTCTGTCGAAACCGCACCGGATGGATACAGCCGCAACGCCGCGATGGTGCTGCCTCTGTTCGCTTGTCCAAGCAACACGTTGATGATCGGCCAAGCCGGGCAGAACTCGTACATCGGGAACACCGGAATGTACCCACCCTCCGGTGGATCGGTGACCTTCGCTGCTAGCCAGTCCAAAGCAAACACGCTTTTCAACAACGGATATGACGGGGATGTCGTTGGACCAACGGTCCGTATGGATGACGTCTCCGATGGGCTATCGAACACTCTAGCCATTTCTGAAAATGTGCAGGCTCGACCTTGGCATCACGTTGGTTTTGACACCGCTGGTTTGACCACTCCAGGCTACCCTGCGGCCTCACGTTTCGTCCAAGGAATGGTTTGGCATTACTATGATCCGCAAACTGCCGGTGGTGCTCCGGTGGTTCCTGCTCCAGAATATATGATCAATGGCGGAGACTTTGAAAACGTCACCATGACGGCTGCGAACGCACCAATCTTGGCTCGTCCTTCTTCGGCACATGGCGATATTGTCTTTGGCGGCTTTTTGGATGGGTCGACTCGATCGATTTCGCAAGATATCGATTATCGAGTCTATCAAGCGATCCTGACTCCAAAAGGTAAATCGAGCAACGTGCCGTTTAACGAGTTCATCTTGCCATCGGACGCGCTGTAA
- a CDS encoding Gldg family protein — protein MSTTLGSVLLVLVNLLLIDLLFVAFLAVVVAILAKSKQAAFAVMRRNFVGYFSNPTGYVFLCIFVFLTSLAAFWPYEFFNQNLATLDQLNGWFPLIMLVFIPAITMSIWAEEKRQGTDELLLTLPADDFDIVIGKYMSAAAIFTASLLFSQLATFLTLAILTQGQVDTGLIFTTYLGYWFVGLVMLAIGMIASFLTGNLTVGFILGALFNAPLAFASLSGSLLPPGRLAGLLEASGISAAFDDFGRGVISTSSVIYFLMVASVALYVCMVLIGRRHWTGGKDGNTMAWHYIARVLALVVVTGGAVLVFRSWDVVRVDATEGKVSSLSAATKKMIRNLDPDRPVVIDAFISDEVPEQYARTRYQLVNLLKEFRSEASKAGREIVVNLHDNIELFSDEAQLADDRFGIVPVQRTVREKGAVQQKQLILGAALRSGLNKVTIPIMEYGIPVEYELVRSIETVSRAEKKKLGIVSTDARLMGGSVMAGMGMQQVPQHPLVDELAKQYDVEQVSLDAPLEKGQYDVLLAVQPSSLSPDQFNRLLEAIKVGIPTAVFEDPFPAARSYITATGQPKQSPGGFMGGGGPVPKGEIRQLWDLLELDVPTRPGMSAPGTPPMMNPDLVWQRYNPYPNMPMPMNDLFVFIDDQAPGSEDSLSHDSPITRNLHEILIMFAGSVSPKENATLKHTPLLKTGSLAGTIGLSDVQETMAQPDELIKRQGIGGERSIVAVAVEGSASGASEEGAAEETEEEASKSEEGGEAKDNENIKVVYVTDTDLMIPDFLMLRADPNQSDDVRFQMENVSFLLNVVDWLAGEMDFIEVRSHKPFVSSLAMVEEVKMEAAKDERAEVEAFQSEYDEIERVAEETRITKAKQYQDEINKLQRDGKNQAKAQKILQEFRNWEAIEERRKQVAQRTQEREMAKTRKQIRRRADTRVENIQNIVKATAVTLPCLPPLIVGIIVFSSRRLRERENVAKSRLR, from the coding sequence ATGTCTACGACTCTCGGATCCGTCCTGCTCGTTTTGGTCAACCTGTTGTTGATCGACCTGCTGTTTGTCGCCTTCTTGGCGGTGGTGGTTGCCATCCTGGCGAAATCCAAGCAAGCTGCTTTTGCGGTGATGCGGCGTAATTTTGTCGGCTATTTCAGTAATCCGACCGGCTATGTCTTCCTTTGCATCTTTGTCTTCTTGACATCGTTAGCCGCATTTTGGCCCTATGAATTTTTCAATCAAAACCTGGCGACGCTGGATCAACTGAATGGTTGGTTCCCGTTGATCATGTTGGTTTTTATCCCTGCCATTACGATGAGTATTTGGGCGGAGGAAAAACGTCAGGGGACCGATGAATTGCTGCTGACCTTGCCCGCGGACGATTTCGATATCGTGATCGGCAAGTACATGTCGGCCGCCGCCATTTTCACCGCATCCCTGTTGTTTTCGCAGCTTGCGACCTTCTTGACTTTGGCGATTTTGACTCAGGGGCAAGTCGACACCGGGCTGATCTTTACGACTTATCTTGGATATTGGTTTGTCGGTTTGGTGATGTTGGCGATCGGTATGATCGCATCTTTCCTGACTGGAAACCTAACGGTCGGTTTCATCCTGGGGGCACTCTTTAATGCTCCACTTGCCTTTGCATCGCTGTCCGGTTCTTTGCTTCCTCCCGGCCGTCTTGCCGGATTGTTGGAGGCTTCGGGAATTTCGGCCGCGTTTGATGACTTTGGACGTGGAGTGATCAGTACTTCGTCAGTGATTTATTTCCTGATGGTGGCGAGTGTCGCCCTGTATGTCTGCATGGTTCTGATCGGACGTCGTCACTGGACCGGAGGCAAAGACGGCAACACGATGGCATGGCACTACATCGCTCGTGTGCTGGCCTTGGTGGTCGTCACCGGCGGAGCCGTGCTGGTGTTCCGCAGTTGGGATGTGGTTCGAGTGGACGCGACCGAAGGAAAGGTCAGTTCGCTGTCGGCCGCTACCAAAAAGATGATTCGCAATCTTGATCCCGATCGCCCGGTAGTGATCGATGCGTTCATCAGCGACGAAGTTCCTGAACAGTACGCCCGCACGCGATACCAACTGGTCAACCTGCTGAAAGAGTTTCGCAGTGAAGCTTCCAAGGCGGGACGCGAAATTGTTGTCAACCTGCACGACAATATCGAATTGTTCAGCGATGAAGCTCAGCTGGCTGATGATCGTTTCGGCATCGTTCCTGTACAGCGAACGGTGCGAGAAAAAGGAGCCGTTCAGCAGAAGCAGCTGATCCTCGGTGCCGCGCTGCGAAGTGGCTTGAACAAGGTGACCATTCCGATCATGGAATATGGTATCCCGGTTGAATACGAGTTGGTTCGTTCGATCGAAACGGTTTCTCGAGCCGAAAAGAAGAAACTGGGGATCGTGTCGACCGATGCTCGCCTGATGGGCGGAAGCGTGATGGCGGGCATGGGAATGCAACAGGTTCCTCAGCATCCGCTTGTCGATGAACTTGCCAAGCAGTACGACGTGGAACAGGTATCGTTGGATGCTCCACTGGAAAAAGGGCAATACGATGTGTTGCTTGCCGTCCAGCCTTCCTCGCTTTCGCCAGACCAATTCAATCGTCTTCTTGAAGCGATCAAGGTTGGTATCCCGACGGCGGTCTTTGAAGATCCGTTCCCAGCCGCTCGAAGTTACATCACCGCGACGGGGCAACCTAAGCAAAGCCCCGGCGGGTTCATGGGGGGCGGCGGTCCCGTTCCTAAAGGTGAGATTCGCCAGTTGTGGGATTTGCTGGAATTAGATGTTCCTACGCGTCCGGGGATGAGTGCTCCTGGCACGCCTCCAATGATGAACCCCGATTTGGTTTGGCAGCGATACAATCCCTATCCAAATATGCCGATGCCGATGAACGATCTGTTTGTCTTTATCGATGATCAGGCTCCCGGTAGCGAAGATTCGCTTAGCCATGATAGCCCCATCACTCGCAATCTCCATGAAATCTTGATCATGTTTGCGGGATCGGTTTCGCCAAAAGAGAATGCGACGCTGAAGCACACTCCGCTGCTGAAAACCGGAAGCCTGGCGGGCACGATTGGGTTAAGCGATGTTCAGGAAACGATGGCCCAGCCTGATGAACTGATAAAACGTCAAGGCATTGGCGGGGAGCGTTCGATCGTTGCCGTCGCTGTCGAAGGAAGTGCAAGCGGAGCCAGCGAAGAGGGGGCCGCCGAAGAAACCGAAGAGGAAGCGAGTAAGTCGGAAGAGGGCGGAGAGGCAAAAGACAATGAGAATATCAAAGTGGTTTACGTCACCGACACCGACTTGATGATCCCCGATTTCTTGATGCTTCGTGCCGATCCAAATCAATCGGACGACGTTCGTTTTCAAATGGAGAACGTTTCGTTCTTGTTGAACGTGGTCGATTGGCTGGCGGGCGAAATGGATTTCATTGAAGTTCGTAGCCACAAACCTTTCGTCAGCTCTTTGGCCATGGTCGAAGAAGTGAAAATGGAAGCGGCTAAAGATGAACGAGCCGAAGTGGAGGCGTTCCAAAGTGAATACGATGAAATCGAGCGGGTGGCCGAGGAGACTCGAATCACCAAAGCGAAGCAATATCAGGACGAAATCAATAAGCTTCAGCGGGACGGAAAAAACCAGGCGAAGGCTCAAAAGATCCTCCAAGAGTTTCGCAACTGGGAAGCCATTGAAGAGCGACGCAAGCAGGTCGCTCAGCGTACGCAGGAACGCGAAATGGCAAAAACCCGAAAACAGATTCGCCGCCGGGCTGACACCCGTGTTGAGAATATTCAAAACATCGTCAAAGCGACTGCAGTCACCCTTCCCTGTCTGCCTCCGCTGATCGTGGGGATCATTGTCTTCTCCTCACGTCGGTTGCGTGAACGGGAAAACGTAGCGAAGAGCCGACTGCGGTAA
- a CDS encoding CDP-alcohol phosphatidyltransferase family protein has product MSARISHSLLDPHIGPRLSSLYQWMPIPRWFPPEGIVACGHLSAIAGAIGLGLSTQFAWGGLLAAAGIVGNHVADCVDGKHARATGQCRNGGELLDHFTDPLSFSYWLIGLAVACGQLEWGLAAVTILMAMAVLTNIRAKLTDQFVLASFGPTEFKTLLATFGILLTIASFGWLGTILPIQLATVGLTGLVLFGALLLPIQLYQAVIEVNRSGKQPDTSEWKQGDA; this is encoded by the coding sequence ATGTCCGCAAGAATCTCTCATAGCCTGCTGGACCCACACATTGGTCCACGTTTGAGCTCTCTTTATCAGTGGATGCCTATTCCACGTTGGTTTCCGCCAGAGGGAATCGTCGCCTGCGGCCACCTATCAGCGATCGCCGGTGCCATCGGCCTTGGTTTATCAACGCAGTTCGCTTGGGGCGGGCTGCTAGCCGCGGCAGGCATTGTCGGAAACCACGTTGCCGACTGCGTCGACGGCAAACATGCACGCGCCACCGGACAATGCCGCAACGGCGGAGAACTGCTAGATCACTTCACCGACCCACTTTCCTTCAGCTACTGGCTGATCGGATTGGCGGTCGCTTGCGGACAATTGGAATGGGGCCTGGCGGCGGTCACGATCCTGATGGCCATGGCCGTGCTGACAAACATTCGCGCAAAACTGACCGATCAATTTGTCCTAGCATCCTTCGGCCCCACCGAATTCAAGACTCTTCTCGCCACCTTTGGGATCCTCTTGACCATAGCCAGTTTCGGCTGGCTAGGAACCATCCTGCCGATTCAATTGGCGACGGTAGGCCTAACAGGGTTGGTCCTGTTCGGAGCCCTATTGCTGCCGATTCAGCTCTACCAAGCGGTCATAGAAGTCAACCGATCGGGCAAGCAACCCGACACCAGTGAGTGGAAACAAGGGGATGCTTGA
- a CDS encoding cysteine desulfurase family protein, with translation MPPIYLDYNTTTPLAPSVLEAMHPFWCEHFLLPSQEHQQGRAIGEGIERAREQVAELVGCDSFEIVFTDGGTEANNLAILGMGDAKAPGHILVSILEHESVLLAAESLMESGWKVDQIPCDPNGVISVDAVESRLQPDTELVCVQAANPILGTLQPIRDIAEVCHKHDVRLHCDATQMFGKMPVDVSSLGADTMSVSGHKFYGPKGTGALFVRRGLSLKPFRFGEPREMGLRPGAENIPGIIGLGAASLLASRCADQAADRLEELSQRFLSRLRETVDPELQIVCEDSARLPNTLTLLLPTDARRVQKMADRLIMAAARSASPPDQMTRSLRAIGLKPNEISRALRISLGWNTSQDQVDRSVELLAETWEISTL, from the coding sequence GTGCCGCCGATTTATCTCGACTACAACACCACGACTCCGCTGGCCCCTTCGGTCCTCGAAGCCATGCACCCATTTTGGTGTGAGCATTTTTTATTGCCCAGCCAAGAACACCAGCAAGGTCGCGCCATCGGAGAGGGGATCGAACGGGCGCGCGAACAGGTGGCCGAACTGGTCGGCTGCGATTCGTTTGAAATCGTGTTCACCGACGGTGGAACCGAAGCAAACAACCTGGCGATTCTAGGCATGGGCGATGCGAAGGCGCCGGGACATATCCTGGTCAGCATCCTGGAACATGAATCCGTTCTATTGGCTGCCGAGTCGCTTATGGAATCCGGGTGGAAAGTCGATCAAATCCCTTGCGATCCCAACGGAGTTATTTCAGTCGACGCGGTCGAATCGCGACTGCAGCCCGACACCGAATTGGTTTGCGTCCAGGCCGCGAACCCGATCCTAGGAACCCTCCAACCGATCCGTGACATCGCGGAAGTTTGCCATAAACACGACGTTCGCCTGCACTGCGACGCGACTCAGATGTTCGGGAAAATGCCGGTCGATGTCAGTTCGCTTGGGGCCGACACCATGTCGGTTAGCGGGCACAAGTTTTATGGGCCCAAAGGGACAGGAGCCCTCTTCGTCCGCCGCGGCCTATCGCTCAAACCATTTCGATTTGGCGAGCCCAGGGAAATGGGATTGCGACCAGGAGCGGAAAACATCCCGGGCATCATCGGCCTTGGAGCGGCTTCACTATTGGCAAGCCGATGCGCAGACCAAGCGGCCGACCGGCTAGAAGAACTGAGTCAGCGTTTCTTATCGCGTCTGCGTGAAACGGTCGATCCCGAACTGCAAATCGTCTGCGAAGATTCCGCACGGCTTCCCAACACTCTGACGCTATTGCTACCGACGGATGCTAGACGTGTTCAGAAAATGGCAGACCGCCTGATCATGGCTGCCGCTCGATCAGCAAGCCCGCCGGATCAGATGACCCGCAGCCTCAGAGCGATTGGACTGAAGCCAAACGAAATTTCACGAGCCCTACGCATCAGCTTGGGCTGGAACACAAGCCAAGACCAAGTCGACCGCTCGGTAGAATTACTTGCCGAGACCTGGGAAATTAGCACGCTCTAG
- a CDS encoding gamma-glutamyl-gamma-aminobutyrate hydrolase family protein: MSLKPIIGLNADFRNEARSTPAFSFLAAGYFQSVIKAGGVPVILPPLQDEESIQTALDAMHGFILIGGGDLDPRNDGFMKHPSIREMAPKRERFDRMLMAEISERRLPVFGIGAGMQLLNVNEGGNLFFHIPEDLPDAVPHRDAQDLNHRHSLDVESDSLVGRVFGDGEIRVSSRHHMAIDEVAAGFRVTARCPDGVIEAIESEMMDWFALGTQFHPESGAASALDIRIFEEFIDGVRERAENELRLVA; this comes from the coding sequence ATGTCGTTGAAGCCTATCATTGGTTTGAATGCGGATTTCAGAAACGAAGCACGCTCCACCCCGGCGTTCTCGTTTTTGGCAGCAGGTTATTTTCAGTCGGTAATCAAGGCTGGAGGCGTGCCCGTCATCCTGCCCCCATTACAAGACGAAGAATCGATCCAGACCGCACTGGATGCGATGCATGGATTTATTTTGATCGGTGGCGGCGATCTTGATCCCCGCAACGACGGATTCATGAAACACCCCAGCATTCGTGAAATGGCTCCAAAGCGTGAGCGATTCGACCGCATGTTGATGGCTGAAATTTCCGAGCGACGGTTGCCCGTGTTCGGAATTGGCGCAGGAATGCAATTATTGAACGTCAACGAAGGAGGGAATCTGTTCTTCCATATTCCCGAAGACTTGCCTGACGCGGTCCCCCACCGCGATGCTCAGGACCTAAATCATCGCCATAGCCTTGATGTCGAATCCGATTCATTGGTCGGACGCGTCTTTGGCGATGGCGAAATTCGCGTTAGCAGCCGCCATCACATGGCGATCGATGAAGTGGCCGCCGGTTTCCGAGTCACCGCACGTTGCCCAGACGGCGTAATCGAGGCAATTGAGTCAGAAATGATGGATTGGTTTGCTTTAGGAACCCAGTTCCACCCTGAATCAGGAGCCGCATCGGCTCTGGACATTCGTATTTTTGAAGAATTCATTGATGGAGTGCGAGAACGAGCCGAGAACGAACTGCGATTGGTCGCATAG
- a CDS encoding 3-oxoacyl-ACP synthase III codes for MHFDKVSFASIGATLPTEVWSSQQLEQFLRPLYERLKLPEGRLALMSGIHERRVWDAGTLPSEPSIQSGLAAIEASGIAPAEIGCLIHASVCRDFLEPATASRVHHGLGLGEDCWVYDVSNACLGLLNGVVQIANLIQAGAIRAGIVLGTENSRPLLEQTIAHLNGDTSLTRKSVKPAFASLTIGSGSCAFLLSHRDLAPEGSQLKFAVAKARTQFHDLCRSDQDSAGAGMAPLMETDSERLLIEGVATGAAAFKSFQAAGGWASDSIDRSVCHQVGGKHRALMLEAMGLPVDRDVATFGWLGNTGSVALPLSVAAGAHWNQIQAGERVGMFGIGSGINSVMLGCEWGTTPVAGNLPESEPVFLAE; via the coding sequence ATGCATTTTGACAAGGTTTCGTTCGCTTCGATCGGAGCGACGCTCCCCACTGAAGTCTGGTCCAGTCAGCAGCTGGAGCAATTTTTGCGGCCTCTTTATGAGCGTTTAAAGCTGCCGGAAGGGCGTCTTGCCCTGATGAGCGGGATCCATGAACGGCGTGTATGGGATGCCGGGACGCTACCGAGCGAGCCAAGTATTCAGAGCGGCCTGGCAGCGATCGAGGCGTCGGGAATCGCACCTGCGGAGATCGGCTGTTTGATCCACGCCAGTGTTTGTCGCGATTTCTTAGAACCGGCCACCGCATCCCGCGTTCACCATGGATTGGGATTGGGGGAGGACTGCTGGGTGTACGACGTTTCCAATGCTTGTCTGGGGCTGTTGAATGGGGTCGTGCAGATTGCCAATTTGATCCAAGCCGGGGCGATCCGAGCTGGAATCGTGCTGGGGACAGAAAACAGTCGCCCGCTGCTAGAGCAAACGATCGCTCACTTGAACGGAGACACATCGCTGACGCGAAAGTCGGTCAAGCCAGCGTTTGCCTCGTTGACGATCGGTTCCGGTAGCTGTGCCTTTTTGCTCTCGCATCGTGACCTTGCCCCCGAAGGTAGCCAGCTTAAGTTTGCCGTCGCCAAGGCTCGCACGCAGTTTCACGACCTCTGCCGGAGTGATCAAGATTCGGCAGGAGCCGGGATGGCTCCATTGATGGAAACCGATTCTGAGCGTTTATTGATTGAAGGGGTGGCGACCGGGGCGGCCGCTTTCAAAAGTTTTCAGGCGGCCGGGGGTTGGGCCAGCGATTCGATAGATCGCTCGGTCTGCCATCAAGTCGGCGGGAAACATCGGGCTTTGATGCTGGAGGCGATGGGGTTGCCTGTCGACCGCGACGTGGCGACCTTCGGTTGGCTGGGAAACACCGGATCGGTGGCATTGCCGCTTTCGGTGGCGGCCGGCGCCCATTGGAATCAGATCCAAGCCGGAGAACGTGTCGGGATGTTTGGAATCGGCTCGGGCATCAACAGCGTGATGCTGGGGTGCGAGTGGGGAACGACGCCTGTTGCTGGCAACCTGCCAGAAAGCGAACCGGTCTTTCTCGCAGAGTAA
- a CDS encoding DUF4340 domain-containing protein, producing MNEEAKTGIFWAVAIVVAAVATFVAWPTTIESEESAQVGKPLFEKFTDPLAAASLKIVTFDADQSSLSDFEVAKGADGVWRIPTHGSYAADAEQQMQKAATVFLDKKILDVSTTNREEHAGFGVIDPSSSDVEVGTVGVGRLVTMKDDKGTTLVSLIVGNEVENQPGQRYVRRPGQDIVYAVELNDEALATKFTDWIDADLLQLAAFDVAEVTLDNYSAALDMLQGSVRMNRDFLAELSVDGSDWKLDRLDVFKGGTSVPRPLKENEQLNVTKLNELKQALDELKIADVGRKPEGVSANLKASKIAADDQETVASLLARGFIPLLQQDGKETEVIAANGEMTVSMKDGVRYILRFGNVAGLSENEQDPAQPAEAAGNEPGMMGSNRYLLVTTDVDESMIPVPPLQSIPQTIEELDGPAEEPKKDDPAEAGDMKEEPKAPAEEKPAEEPEMKDEKPADEKPADEKPADEKPADEKPADEKSADEKSADEKSTDEKPADEKPADEKPADEKPAESGETTQEGSGDGSATGQGMQADDKAADEPVADSAKEEEADAPAADADKKAADAPEKVEETAQEKQERLEAAQEQITKLNQRLMDERNEKLEAARKRSTELNARFADWYYEISESTFSKLQLGLDVLIEPKTDPNGAPANDPAANLPQFQFPGVN from the coding sequence GTGAACGAAGAGGCAAAAACGGGCATCTTCTGGGCTGTCGCCATTGTGGTCGCTGCCGTCGCAACTTTTGTCGCATGGCCAACCACCATCGAAAGTGAAGAAAGTGCGCAGGTAGGTAAGCCCCTGTTTGAAAAGTTCACCGATCCGCTGGCAGCCGCCAGTCTAAAGATCGTTACTTTCGACGCGGATCAGAGTTCACTAAGTGATTTTGAAGTTGCTAAAGGGGCCGACGGTGTTTGGCGGATCCCGACGCATGGCAGTTACGCTGCCGATGCGGAACAGCAAATGCAGAAGGCCGCGACGGTCTTTCTGGATAAAAAAATCCTTGATGTCAGTACGACGAACCGCGAAGAACATGCTGGATTTGGAGTCATTGACCCATCCTCCAGCGATGTTGAAGTCGGGACCGTTGGCGTGGGACGGTTGGTCACCATGAAAGATGATAAGGGGACCACGCTCGTCTCCCTGATCGTCGGCAACGAAGTGGAGAATCAACCAGGGCAACGATACGTTCGCCGCCCCGGACAAGATATTGTCTATGCGGTTGAACTGAACGATGAAGCCTTGGCAACGAAGTTTACCGACTGGATCGATGCGGACTTGTTGCAGTTGGCGGCGTTTGATGTTGCCGAAGTCACGCTGGATAATTACTCCGCAGCGTTGGATATGCTGCAAGGTTCTGTCCGGATGAATCGTGATTTCCTGGCTGAACTGAGTGTCGATGGCAGCGACTGGAAGCTTGATCGTTTGGATGTCTTCAAAGGTGGGACAAGCGTTCCCCGGCCTTTGAAGGAAAATGAACAGCTGAATGTCACCAAACTGAACGAATTGAAGCAGGCACTGGACGAACTGAAAATTGCGGATGTTGGACGCAAGCCCGAAGGAGTCAGTGCAAATTTGAAGGCGTCCAAGATCGCCGCCGATGATCAGGAAACGGTCGCGTCGCTTCTCGCTCGTGGATTCATTCCATTGCTTCAGCAGGATGGCAAGGAAACCGAAGTGATTGCCGCTAACGGTGAAATGACCGTAAGCATGAAGGATGGAGTGCGATATATCTTGCGATTCGGAAACGTCGCTGGACTGTCTGAAAACGAGCAAGATCCTGCACAGCCAGCTGAAGCTGCAGGAAATGAACCAGGCATGATGGGGTCGAATCGCTATCTGTTGGTGACAACCGATGTCGACGAATCGATGATCCCTGTTCCGCCATTGCAGTCCATTCCACAAACGATTGAAGAACTGGATGGACCCGCAGAAGAACCGAAGAAAGACGATCCTGCTGAAGCTGGCGATATGAAAGAAGAACCAAAGGCTCCTGCCGAAGAAAAACCGGCTGAAGAGCCTGAAATGAAAGACGAAAAGCCAGCCGACGAAAAACCGGCCGATGAGAAACCAGCTGACGAAAAGCCAGCTGACGAAAAACCAGCTGACGAAAAATCTGCTGACGAAAAATCTGCTGACGAAAAATCTACTGACGAAAAGCCTGCTGACGAAAAGCCTGCTGACGAAAAGCCTGCTGATGAAAAGCCTGCTGAGAGTGGAGAGACGACTCAGGAAGGAAGTGGAGATGGCTCGGCAACGGGACAAGGTATGCAGGCCGACGATAAGGCCGCTGATGAACCTGTAGCCGATTCAGCCAAAGAAGAAGAAGCGGACGCTCCAGCTGCGGATGCTGACAAGAAAGCAGCGGACGCTCCGGAAAAGGTCGAAGAGACCGCGCAGGAAAAACAAGAACGTCTTGAAGCGGCTCAGGAGCAGATCACAAAGCTCAATCAGCGGTTGATGGATGAACGCAATGAAAAACTGGAAGCGGCTCGGAAGCGGAGCACGGAATTGAATGCTCGATTCGCGGATTGGTATTATGAAATCTCTGAATCGACCTTCAGCAAGCTTCAGCTTGGATTAGACGTTCTGATCGAACCCAAGACCGATCCCAATGGGGCTCCTGCGAACGATCCTGCTGCAAATTTGCCGCAATTCCAATTTCCAGGCGTCAACTGA